The Thiorhodovibrio frisius genome segment GATTCCGGCGCCCTAGATCCTGGCACAGGTCAGCCGGGTTGAGCCGACTTTGGCTCGAACCCCTGCATGGGCTCTGGCTTCAATCCATTCCGGCCGAGCCCGAGACTGACCCAACCGCGTTGCAAGCAACAGAGGCAAGCGCATGATGTCCGACCGCATGATTTCCGACAGCATCGTTCCGGGCGAAATTCTGTTCGCTCCCGATGACATCGAGCTTAATTCCGGCCAGTCTGTGCTGACCATTGAGGTGGCTAACAACGGTGATTGCGCGGTCGAGCTTGGTTCGCACTACCATATCGCCGAGGCTAACCCGGCGCTGGAGTTCAATCGCGAGGCCACGCGTGGCTATCGACTTGCCATTCCATCCGGGACGACCTTGCGTCTGGAGCCCGGGCAGCGCCGTATGCTGGATCTA includes the following:
- the ureB gene encoding urease subunit beta — encoded protein: MMSDRMISDSIVPGEILFAPDDIELNSGQSVLTIEVANNGDCAVELGSHYHIAEANPALEFNREATRGYRLAIPSGTTLRLEPGQRRMLDLLPYGGSREVLGFRGELMGPIDPPPPEPDVDPAQASAESA